A single region of the Streptomyces virginiae genome encodes:
- a CDS encoding BTAD domain-containing putative transcriptional regulator, translating into MRISMLGALDVRGEDGSGVGVGGPRLRALLILLALEPGRVVASELLVDGIWQDTPPAGAPNALQALVSRLRRALPGIDVESHPAGYRLVVEPDAVDVVRFERLASAGRGALARDPDTAARLLREALELWRGPALLDVAASPFFRAPVTRLSELRTAVLEDRVEADLRVGRGRELTAELTSLVAEHPLRERLVGALMRSLVAAGRPAEALTVYGNARTALAEELGVDPSPELSALHTAVLRGQVEVPAGPPPATYAPTPSPSPSPTPSPSPPTNLRTGLASFVGRDEDLDQVDSLMARFRLTTLTGPGGAGKTRLAVQSARPLLARFPDGVWLVELGPLSAEADVAPAVLNALGLRDQAATTGDALDRLTAALRTRTALLVLDNCEHLIEAAATTADRLLGACPGLRILATSREPLGLTGEALWPVRPLALPPSDADATQALSYASVRLLNDRAAAARSDFAVTEESARAVTRICRALDGIPLAIELAAARLRTMGVEQLATRLDDRFRLLTGGARTAQRRHRTLRAVVDWSWELLTEAERALLRRLATFPGGATVEAAEEVCAGGPVEAYDVLDLITSLADKSLLVTAGDGRYRLLETIRAYGLERLEEADEREPLRRAHAAYFTALAKAADPYLRRAEQLEWLGRLTAEHDNLAAALRGAITAGDARAAVRLVAAAGWYWWLGGHKADGAELAARALALPVPDKTDGDGDGDGSGTDGGDEARAVACALAALFATAGLGDDRRTAELLGQGLLLAARTGSRHPVVRFLEPLDRLVRGAHTGEAAPPDAWAGLLADEDPWVRAQARLEGAKTLLGAGGPPAEAEAAIEAALAGFRGLGERWGISFALTLLADLVARRGDHGAAIGHYEEAVAVIGELGAVEDRLYARVRQAQLFGLAGDPAGSAAAMARAERDAVAAGWPEALAMMAHGKADLARWNGETAAARAELTRARTAVREVAVHPVFEAVVLDSLGYLDAADGELAAARAHRAQALELAAASGHAPTLAQVLVGVADQAVRLDRPGEAARLLAAALAVRGGPDRARPDAARVEAAARAVLGDAGYEGYARERYAHGEGTSGPAAVRELARLTLGG; encoded by the coding sequence ATGCGGATCTCGATGCTGGGGGCCCTGGACGTACGGGGCGAGGACGGTAGCGGCGTCGGAGTCGGGGGACCCCGCCTGCGGGCGCTGCTGATCCTGCTGGCCCTCGAACCGGGACGGGTGGTCGCCTCCGAGCTCCTCGTCGACGGCATCTGGCAGGACACCCCACCGGCCGGCGCCCCCAACGCCCTTCAGGCACTGGTGTCGCGGCTGCGCCGGGCCCTGCCCGGCATCGACGTGGAATCGCATCCGGCCGGATACCGCCTGGTCGTCGAACCCGACGCGGTCGACGTGGTCCGCTTCGAACGGCTGGCCTCCGCGGGCCGCGGGGCACTGGCCCGGGACCCCGACACCGCGGCCCGGCTGCTGCGCGAGGCCCTGGAACTGTGGCGCGGCCCGGCCCTGTTGGACGTCGCGGCCTCCCCCTTCTTCCGGGCTCCGGTGACCCGCCTGTCGGAGCTGCGGACGGCCGTCCTGGAGGACCGGGTCGAGGCGGATCTACGGGTGGGACGCGGCCGGGAGCTCACCGCCGAGCTGACCTCCCTCGTCGCCGAACACCCCTTGCGCGAAAGACTCGTCGGGGCGCTGATGCGGTCGCTCGTCGCGGCCGGACGGCCCGCCGAGGCCCTCACCGTCTACGGGAACGCGCGCACGGCCCTCGCCGAGGAACTCGGGGTGGACCCCTCACCGGAGCTGTCCGCCCTGCACACCGCCGTACTGCGCGGACAGGTCGAGGTCCCCGCCGGCCCGCCGCCCGCCACCTACGCACCGACGCCGTCACCATCGCCCTCGCCGACGCCGTCACCGTCGCCACCGACCAACCTGCGGACCGGGCTGGCCAGTTTCGTCGGCCGGGACGAGGACCTCGACCAGGTCGACTCCCTCATGGCCCGGTTCCGGCTCACCACGCTCACCGGACCCGGCGGCGCCGGGAAGACCCGGCTGGCCGTCCAGAGCGCCCGCCCCCTCCTCGCCCGATTCCCCGACGGCGTCTGGCTGGTGGAGCTCGGACCGCTGAGCGCGGAGGCCGACGTGGCACCGGCCGTCCTGAACGCGCTGGGCCTACGGGACCAGGCGGCCACCACCGGCGATGCGCTGGACCGCCTCACCGCGGCCCTGCGCACCCGCACCGCCCTGCTGGTCCTCGACAACTGCGAGCACCTGATCGAAGCGGCCGCCACGACGGCCGACCGACTCCTCGGCGCCTGCCCGGGCCTGCGCATCCTGGCGACCAGCCGGGAGCCCCTCGGCCTCACCGGCGAGGCCCTGTGGCCGGTGCGCCCGCTGGCCCTCCCGCCCTCGGACGCCGACGCGACGCAGGCCCTGTCGTACGCGTCGGTACGACTGCTGAACGACCGTGCGGCGGCGGCCCGTTCCGACTTCGCCGTCACCGAGGAGAGCGCCCGCGCCGTGACCCGGATCTGCCGGGCCCTCGACGGGATACCGCTGGCCATCGAACTGGCGGCGGCCCGGCTGCGCACGATGGGCGTCGAGCAGCTCGCGACCCGGCTCGACGACCGCTTCCGGCTGCTGACGGGCGGCGCGCGGACGGCGCAGCGCCGACACCGGACCCTGCGGGCGGTGGTCGACTGGAGCTGGGAGCTGCTGACGGAGGCCGAGCGGGCACTGCTGCGCAGGCTCGCCACCTTCCCCGGCGGGGCCACGGTGGAGGCCGCCGAGGAGGTCTGCGCGGGCGGGCCGGTCGAGGCGTACGACGTGCTCGACCTGATCACCTCGCTGGCCGACAAGTCCCTGCTGGTGACCGCGGGCGACGGACGCTACCGGCTACTGGAGACGATCCGCGCGTACGGACTGGAGCGACTGGAGGAGGCCGACGAACGGGAGCCGCTCCGGCGCGCGCACGCCGCGTACTTCACCGCCCTGGCCAAGGCCGCGGACCCGTACCTGCGGCGCGCGGAACAGCTGGAGTGGCTCGGACGCCTCACCGCAGAGCACGACAACCTGGCGGCGGCACTGCGTGGCGCGATCACGGCGGGCGACGCGCGGGCGGCCGTACGGCTGGTGGCCGCGGCCGGGTGGTACTGGTGGCTCGGCGGGCACAAGGCGGACGGCGCCGAACTGGCCGCGCGGGCCCTCGCGTTGCCCGTCCCGGACAAGACGGACGGCGACGGCGACGGCGACGGCAGCGGGACGGACGGGGGCGACGAGGCCCGCGCCGTGGCCTGCGCGCTGGCGGCGCTCTTCGCGACAGCCGGCCTCGGCGACGACCGGCGGACCGCGGAACTGCTCGGCCAGGGGCTGCTGCTCGCCGCACGCACCGGGAGCCGGCACCCGGTGGTCCGCTTCCTGGAGCCCCTGGACCGGCTGGTGCGCGGTGCGCACACGGGCGAGGCGGCCCCACCGGACGCCTGGGCGGGACTGCTGGCCGACGAGGACCCCTGGGTCAGGGCGCAGGCCCGGCTGGAGGGCGCCAAGACCCTGCTGGGGGCCGGCGGCCCGCCCGCCGAGGCGGAGGCCGCGATCGAGGCGGCCCTGGCCGGGTTCCGCGGGCTCGGGGAACGCTGGGGGATCTCCTTCGCGCTGACGCTGCTGGCCGATCTGGTGGCCCGGCGCGGCGACCACGGCGCGGCGATCGGCCACTACGAGGAGGCCGTGGCGGTGATCGGCGAGCTGGGCGCCGTCGAGGACCGGCTGTACGCCCGGGTCCGGCAGGCGCAGTTGTTCGGGCTGGCCGGGGACCCGGCGGGCAGCGCCGCGGCCATGGCCCGGGCGGAGCGGGACGCGGTGGCTGCGGGCTGGCCCGAGGCTCTGGCCATGATGGCGCACGGCAAGGCGGACCTGGCGCGCTGGAACGGCGAGACGGCCGCGGCCCGGGCCGAACTGACACGGGCGAGGACGGCGGTCCGCGAGGTCGCCGTGCATCCGGTGTTCGAGGCGGTCGTGCTCGACTCCCTCGGGTATCTGGACGCGGCGGACGGGGAGTTGGCCGCCGCCCGCGCCCATCGCGCGCAGGCGTTGGAGCTGGCCGCGGCCTCCGGGCACGCGCCGACGCTGGCCCAGGTGCTGGTGGGCGTCGCGGACCAGGCGGTACGGCTGGACCGGCCGGGGGAGGCGGCCCGGCTGCTGGCCGCGGCCCTGGCCGTCCGCGGCGGGCCGGACCGTGCGCGCCCCGACGCGGCCCGGGTGGAGGCCGCGGCGCGCGCCGTGCTCGGCGACGCCGGGTACGAGGGGTACGCGCGCGAGCGGTACGCGCACGGGGAGGGCACCTCGGGCCCGGCGGCCGTGCGGGAACTGGCGCGGCTCACGCTGGGCGGCTGA
- a CDS encoding cold-shock protein, translated as MASGTVKWFNAEKGFGFIEQEGGGADVFAHYSNIASSGFRELQEGQKVTFDVTQGQKGPQAENIVPA; from the coding sequence ATGGCATCTGGCACCGTGAAGTGGTTCAACGCGGAAAAGGGCTTCGGCTTCATCGAGCAGGAGGGTGGCGGCGCCGACGTCTTCGCCCACTACTCGAACATCGCCTCTTCCGGCTTCCGTGAGCTTCAGGAAGGCCAGAAGGTCACCTTCGACGTCACGCAGGGCCAGAAGGGCCCGCAGGCCGAGAACATCGTTCCCGCCTGA
- a CDS encoding RNA polymerase sigma factor, with protein sequence MSGAAGTQGRADLAPLVRAAQRGDSLATEELLDLLTPYVGRLCGPIALQDGPDATQEALIVIFRNIGRLREPAALFGWARVIAVREAVRIARAAARSVPDPLDDVPAPDDPQLAADVRDVLERLSPAHRAVLVLRDLEGLDEHSVSALLGVPEPTVRTRLFRARRTFRKAWER encoded by the coding sequence ATGAGCGGCGCAGCGGGTACGCAGGGGCGGGCCGACCTGGCCCCGCTCGTCCGTGCCGCCCAACGCGGCGACAGCCTGGCCACCGAAGAGCTGCTGGACCTGCTGACCCCGTACGTCGGCCGGCTGTGCGGCCCGATCGCCCTGCAGGACGGTCCGGACGCCACCCAGGAGGCGCTGATCGTGATCTTCCGGAACATCGGTCGACTCCGCGAACCCGCCGCCCTGTTCGGCTGGGCGCGGGTCATCGCCGTACGGGAGGCGGTACGGATCGCCCGCGCGGCCGCCCGGTCCGTACCGGACCCGCTCGACGACGTGCCCGCGCCCGACGATCCGCAGCTCGCCGCCGATGTGCGTGACGTGCTGGAGCGGCTCTCCCCGGCGCACCGCGCCGTCCTGGTCCTGCGCGACCTCGAAGGACTGGACGAGCACTCCGTCAGCGCCCTCCTCGGCGTGCCCGAACCCACCGTGCGGACCCGGCTCTTCCGGGCCCGCCGCACCTTCCGGAAGGCGTGGGAACGTTGA
- a CDS encoding 5-carboxymethyl-2-hydroxymuconate Delta-isomerase translates to MPHAVVDYSDSLTGAFDRRAFALELHALVVEILDTVVGNCKTRFHRLEESVVGEGTDARAVVVHVELAIARGRTAGTKSRLTAAVLELVERHTAKAAGLEIHASVDVRDLGEAYTKSMTTP, encoded by the coding sequence GTGCCCCACGCAGTCGTCGACTACTCGGACTCGCTGACCGGTGCCTTCGACCGGCGGGCGTTCGCGCTCGAACTGCACGCGCTGGTGGTCGAGATCCTCGACACCGTGGTCGGCAACTGCAAGACGCGCTTCCACCGGCTGGAGGAGTCCGTGGTCGGGGAGGGCACCGACGCCCGAGCGGTGGTCGTCCACGTCGAGCTGGCCATCGCCCGTGGCCGCACGGCCGGGACGAAGTCGCGCCTCACCGCCGCGGTGCTGGAGCTGGTGGAGCGCCACACGGCGAAGGCCGCCGGCCTGGAGATCCACGCCTCGGTGGACGTACGGGACCTGGGCGAGGCCTACACCAAGAGCATGACGACCCCCTGA